The following DNA comes from Fusobacterium sp..
ATATGATAAAGATGAAAAAACAGCAGATAATGTAGGAAATAAAATAGAAGAAATAAAGGCAGGAGAAGAAAAAGACTACAATGAATATCTAGCTTCAATCAAAGATAAGTATAAGGATCTACCAAGTCTGGAAGAATCAAAAGAGTTAGAAAATAGAATTCCTGATGAATATAAAGAAAACTTGGCATTAACAACCACAATAATAATAGGTGGAGTAGTTTTAATAGGGAGTTACTATTCTGGACAAAAAACAGAGGAATATTTAAATTCAGAAGAAGGTAAAAGAGCTTGGAGTAAGTTTGAAGAAGACTTAAAAGAAGAATGGGAAGCTAAGAAAAATAAAGGAATAGCTTATGCAGAATTTTACCAAGCTTCCTTAGAAACATTTTTAACTGATAAAATAGGAATAAAAGATATTGCAATTGGAACAGGAAAAGGTATTGATGATACGCTAACATTTCCAGGTTCAAAACCTGTTGAATTACCTACTCATACAGGAAATACAGGTAAATTACCAGAAGAAATACTTATACTTCCACCAACATCGCTAGATGATGGAAAAGAATTTGAAAGACCAATGGTAGATCCACTTCCAGAAGCAAAAGATAAAGATGATTTAACTACAGCAGATAAAAATCCACCAAAGCTGAATAACAATCACATTTATTTTATAACTGCTGAAGGGACATTAGAAGTAAAAAATACTGATATGCCAAAAGATTATACATTAAATGAAGATGGAACTGTCGTAGGTCCTAAAGGAGGAGAGTATAAACAGGCAGGTTACACAGAAGATGGAAAAGTCATATTTGTAAATAATAAAGAATTTTTCTTATTTGAAGGTGGAGAGAAAAAAGCTGTATCTTCTCCAGGAACAGGAGGAATTATCCAAACTGGATTAACAAGACCTCCATTAACAAAAGCAACAAAAGATAAAATTACTGCTAGATATACTGATAATGGTGATGGAACATTTACATATAATGAAACTGATGAAATAATTCAAGGACCAATAGATTATGGACATATATATAGTTGGGAAAATAGAAGGTTAATAAAAGCAGCAGAGTCATTAGGAATGGATCAAAAAACATTTAATCAATATGTAAATAGCAGAGATAATATATTCCAATATGAAAATCATGATGAAAATGTAAGTCATAAAAATGAAAAACCTGGAAATAGTTTAGAAAAAGATATTGTAGAGGATATGAAAAATTTCTTAAAGGAGTAGAAATAGAATGACAAAAAAAGAGAAGGAAGAACTAGAAAAAGAAAAATTTGAAATTAGCTTTGAAGCATACAAAACGTTACGTGTTGGTGATTTAGAAAAAGTAGATGAAATATTTAAAAGTAAAAAAGTAGATATTTTTGAAATAACAGATTCTAAAGCAAACTGGCTACATGAGGTATTAAAAAGCATGCCAAATGATACTCCTATAAAAACAGTAAAGTATCTAATAGAGAAAGGAGTATCTCCAACAGCAAAAGATTATTATGGGATGACACCACTTCATTATGCAATGAGAGGAAAAAATATAGAAGCAGCCAAAATATTATTAGAAGCAGGAGCAGACCCAAATGCAAGAGATATTAAAGGAAGCTTGATTCCATTTAAAATGGCTTGCTGTATATACCCTTTCAATAAAGAATTGGTAGAGTTATTTCTTCAGCATGGGGCAGATATATATATTACGGATAATGTAACAGGTGAACCTTACTTAGATATGTTGAATAAGTCAAAACTTGAAGAAAGAAAGGATGTAAGAGATTTTTTAAATGAATATGAAGCTAAATTAAAAGCAGAAGGAAAACTGCCTCCTAAACCTGAAAGAAAAGTACCAATATTAGATATACCTCTACATGATGGAAAATCAGAAATTGTAGTAAAAGCATCAGATAACTGGTTGGACCAATATAAAGAATTATGGAAACTACTGGTTCCAAAACAAGGAAAAGCTATAACAATTCAAGGAGAGGTAATTAGAATTTGTGGTAGATTGGAACATGAGATTTTAGATAATGGAAGAATAAATTGGGATAATGATTTTGAATTGATGTGCAAAGAGTTGAGAAAATATTTACTTACATATGGAAATTTACTATCAGAAGAAGAAAATAAAAAGATAAAAAATATTATTTTGAAAATAAAAAAAGATACAGTACAAGAAAAAGATTTTGATAAATTAACAGAGCTTTGTACAAAATGGATTTTGTTAAATAGAGTACCAGTAAAGCTGAAAAAAGTTCCATATAATAGATAAAATTAATGTTTTATAGGTAGCCTAATTAATTTTAGGCTACTCATTTTTTCTTTTGGTATCTTATTATATTTTTTTATTAATTAATTTTTAAATTTACTACTTTTTAAGGAATAATGAAACTATTCTTATAGATTTTCTAATAGTTTCCAACCTATGTCACTTACCCCTTCTTCCAGTCCTAATTCCCTA
Coding sequences within:
- a CDS encoding GH-E family nuclease, whose product is YDKDEKTADNVGNKIEEIKAGEEKDYNEYLASIKDKYKDLPSLEESKELENRIPDEYKENLALTTTIIIGGVVLIGSYYSGQKTEEYLNSEEGKRAWSKFEEDLKEEWEAKKNKGIAYAEFYQASLETFLTDKIGIKDIAIGTGKGIDDTLTFPGSKPVELPTHTGNTGKLPEEILILPPTSLDDGKEFERPMVDPLPEAKDKDDLTTADKNPPKLNNNHIYFITAEGTLEVKNTDMPKDYTLNEDGTVVGPKGGEYKQAGYTEDGKVIFVNNKEFFLFEGGEKKAVSSPGTGGIIQTGLTRPPLTKATKDKITARYTDNGDGTFTYNETDEIIQGPIDYGHIYSWENRRLIKAAESLGMDQKTFNQYVNSRDNIFQYENHDENVSHKNEKPGNSLEKDIVEDMKNFLKE
- a CDS encoding ankyrin repeat domain-containing protein, with the protein product MTKKEKEELEKEKFEISFEAYKTLRVGDLEKVDEIFKSKKVDIFEITDSKANWLHEVLKSMPNDTPIKTVKYLIEKGVSPTAKDYYGMTPLHYAMRGKNIEAAKILLEAGADPNARDIKGSLIPFKMACCIYPFNKELVELFLQHGADIYITDNVTGEPYLDMLNKSKLEERKDVRDFLNEYEAKLKAEGKLPPKPERKVPILDIPLHDGKSEIVVKASDNWLDQYKELWKLLVPKQGKAITIQGEVIRICGRLEHEILDNGRINWDNDFELMCKELRKYLLTYGNLLSEEENKKIKNIILKIKKDTVQEKDFDKLTELCTKWILLNRVPVKLKKVPYNR